In one Oncorhynchus masou masou isolate Uvic2021 chromosome 23, UVic_Omas_1.1, whole genome shotgun sequence genomic region, the following are encoded:
- the LOC135510724 gene encoding somatostatin receptor type 1-like, with product MENMATNRSSDYPEYPTGLPYNSSLDYEDYDQELDASKIIIPSIYALVCCVGLTGNAMVIYVILKYAKMKTATNIYILNLAIADELFMLSVPFLATSAAIRHWPFGSLMCRLVLSVDGINMFTSIFCLTVLSVDRYVAVVHPIKAARYRRPTVAKVVNVCVWGLSLLVILPIIIFADTVPAQDGGVDCNFLWPEAAWSVAFVVYTFLLGFLLPVGAICLCYCLMVARMRAVGLKAGWLQRRRSEKKITRMVLCIVAVFVLCWMPFYIVQLVSVFHRPPDAMVTQLFVILSYANSGANPILYGFVSDNFRRSFQRIVCFRWLESGLDGEQVDYRAVALKRQATNGQKDFPKECLASGMVFRNGTCTSRTTTL from the coding sequence ATGGAAAACATGGCCACCAACCGGTCCAGTGACTACCCAGAATACCCCACCGGCCTCCCCTACAACTCCAGCCTAGACTATGAGGACTACGACCAGGAACTTGATGCCAGTAAGATCATCATCCCCTCCATCTACGCACTGGTCTGCTGTGTGGGTCTTACAGGCAATGCCATGGTCATCTATGTCATCCTCAAATACGCCAAGATGAAAACTGCCACCAATATTTATATATTAAATCTGGCAATTGCAGATGAACTGTTTATGTTGAGTGTTCCGTTCTTGGCGACTTCAGCGGCTATACGTCATTGGCCGTTTGGCTCGCTCATGTGCCGTCTGGTGTTGAGCGTGGACGGCATCAACATGTTTACATCTATCTTCTGTCTGACGGTGTTGAGCGTGGATCGATATGTGGCTGTGGTTCACCCTATCAAGGCTGCCCGCTACCGCCGTCCCACCGTGGCAAAGGTGGTCAACGTCTGCGTGTGGGGCCTCTCGCTCCTCGTCATCCTCCCCATCATCATCTTTGCTGACACGGTCCCGGCGCAGGATGGCGGCGTGGACTGCAACTTCCTGTGGCCTGAGGCTGCATGGTCAGTGGCGTTCGTGGTGTACACCTTCCTGCTCGGCTTCCTGCTTCCCGTAGGTGCTATCTGCCTCTGCTACTGCCTGATGGTGGCGCGCATGCGTGCGGTCGGGCTCAAAGCCGGTTGGCTGCAGCGAAGGCGCTCGGAGAAAAAGATCACACGGATGGTGTTGTGCATTGTGGCGGTCTTCGTGCTCTGCTGGATGCCCTTCTACATCGTCCAGCTGGTCAGCGTGTTCCACCGCCCCCCGGACGCCATGGTCACCCAGCTCTTTGTCATCCTGAGTTACGCAAACAGCGGCGCCAACCCCATCCTCTATGGCTTCGTGTCCGATAACTTCCGGCGGTCGTTCCAGAGGATTGTGTGTTTCCGTTGGCTGGAGTCTGGGCTGGATGGAGAACAGGTGGACTACCGTGCCGTAGCTCTGAAGAGACAGGCCACCAATGGACAGAAAGACTTCCCTAAGGAATGTCTGGCATCTGGTATGGTGTTCCGGAATGGGACATGCACGTCACGCACGACTACACTGTGA